In one Steroidobacteraceae bacterium genomic region, the following are encoded:
- a CDS encoding EAL domain-containing protein, with the protein MSSFRNRLLALMLGLIVATQSVTLFAVLARVGDDVEARAGENLIAGASYASQFLQVRSGQLAAAVAVLAQDYGFREAVASADSATMGSALANHMRRVNADVGLIADIDGVVQVLQAGSRRESSLTLKQLQVQANGGGPQAFNAVVGDQAFQFLLVPVRAPRTIGWVALGFALNDELAGELKHLLAADVSLLALDAGDAVLAASSLSEGQRRELQQSARQLPQGGSAQRWRTGEGGGWLVCVAPLPGNGDRLYLVLQRTMTSVQAPYREVRDVMLAVGGTALFLAVAFGVWLARTMTRPIAELEEAAGRIAQGDYSANVMAKGGRELSRLAASFNSMQRGIADRETQIRHRAYHDELTGLPNRFGAEQALEEMLRQYGSNALIGCVMISAHSVREVNASLGYRVGDEAVASLAKRLQDTCGRNDIVARVGAYRFLIVVRQCSLEQARLLAIRLQATVRAELAVDGAMLSLNAAFGVCASPDHGYEASLLLRRAEIALQGALDGDRPVVVYESGRDQGYHRRVQLTAELHKALKNNDLRLVFQPKVAIADRRVRSVEALARWRHAELGEIAPAEFVTLAQQTGLIRQLTRTVLRKAIRQLGQWRKMDVEIEVAVNVSAQDLMDVTFADEVLAELRQNGVPPTLLVLEITESAAMREPVTTAQHMQLLRVAGVRFAIDDFGTGYSSLSHLSRLPVDELKIDRSFVSRSHESRDDRIIVSSTIELGHAIGLRVVAEGVETHEVWTLLRQLGCDYAQGYLISKPLEPSQMVDFVRRANEVLTDSSPTLAQLRALNIREG; encoded by the coding sequence ATGAGCAGCTTCCGTAACCGACTTCTCGCGTTGATGCTGGGCCTGATAGTTGCGACCCAGAGTGTGACCCTGTTCGCAGTCCTTGCGCGGGTCGGCGACGACGTCGAGGCGCGTGCCGGTGAAAACCTGATTGCCGGAGCCTCTTACGCGAGCCAGTTCCTGCAGGTCCGGTCTGGTCAGCTCGCCGCCGCTGTTGCCGTACTTGCCCAGGATTACGGTTTTCGCGAGGCTGTCGCCAGCGCGGACTCGGCGACCATGGGCTCGGCCCTCGCGAATCATATGCGCCGGGTCAACGCCGACGTCGGTCTGATCGCGGACATCGACGGGGTCGTACAAGTCCTGCAGGCCGGATCCCGGCGCGAGTCCTCACTGACGCTCAAACAGCTTCAGGTGCAGGCCAATGGCGGTGGCCCGCAGGCGTTCAACGCCGTGGTCGGCGACCAGGCGTTTCAGTTCCTGCTGGTGCCGGTGCGCGCACCACGCACGATTGGCTGGGTGGCGCTTGGCTTTGCTCTCAATGACGAATTGGCTGGCGAGTTGAAACATCTGCTTGCTGCCGATGTCAGCCTTTTGGCGCTGGACGCGGGCGACGCGGTGCTGGCTGCGAGTTCTCTGAGCGAAGGGCAGCGGCGGGAATTGCAACAGAGCGCACGACAACTGCCGCAGGGCGGTTCTGCTCAACGCTGGCGAACAGGCGAGGGTGGCGGCTGGCTCGTTTGTGTCGCGCCGCTGCCCGGCAACGGTGATCGCCTGTATCTTGTTCTGCAACGCACCATGACCAGTGTGCAGGCACCCTACCGTGAGGTCCGCGACGTAATGCTGGCGGTGGGTGGCACGGCGCTATTTCTCGCTGTCGCCTTCGGCGTCTGGTTGGCAAGGACCATGACCCGGCCGATTGCAGAGCTCGAGGAAGCGGCAGGCCGCATCGCGCAAGGCGACTATTCGGCGAATGTCATGGCAAAGGGCGGCCGGGAGTTGAGCCGGTTGGCGGCCAGCTTCAATAGCATGCAGCGCGGCATTGCCGATCGCGAGACCCAGATTCGCCATCGCGCATACCACGATGAACTGACCGGTCTGCCCAACCGGTTCGGTGCAGAACAGGCGCTCGAGGAAATGCTGCGGCAGTATGGTTCGAACGCATTGATCGGCTGCGTAATGATCTCCGCGCACAGTGTGCGCGAGGTGAATGCGTCGCTGGGGTATCGCGTTGGCGATGAAGCCGTCGCAAGCCTGGCCAAGCGCTTGCAGGATACCTGTGGCCGCAATGACATTGTCGCGAGGGTCGGCGCGTACCGCTTCCTGATCGTCGTCAGGCAGTGCTCGCTGGAGCAGGCCCGCCTGCTGGCGATCCGTCTGCAGGCAACGGTGCGTGCGGAGCTCGCAGTCGATGGCGCCATGTTGTCACTCAACGCGGCCTTTGGCGTCTGCGCATCACCGGACCATGGCTACGAAGCCTCGTTGTTGTTGCGACGCGCTGAAATTGCCCTGCAAGGCGCACTGGATGGCGACCGTCCAGTAGTCGTCTACGAATCCGGTCGCGACCAGGGCTACCATCGCCGCGTGCAGCTGACGGCTGAGTTGCACAAGGCTCTCAAGAATAACGACCTGCGCCTGGTTTTTCAGCCGAAGGTGGCCATCGCCGATCGCCGCGTGCGCAGTGTCGAAGCGCTGGCGCGCTGGCGGCACGCGGAACTCGGGGAGATCGCTCCAGCAGAATTCGTGACTTTGGCGCAGCAAACCGGCCTGATACGCCAGCTGACGCGAACCGTATTGCGCAAGGCGATCCGGCAGCTCGGGCAGTGGCGCAAAATGGATGTCGAAATCGAAGTTGCTGTGAATGTCAGTGCCCAGGATCTCATGGATGTTACTTTCGCGGATGAGGTTCTGGCCGAATTGCGACAAAATGGTGTGCCACCGACGTTGCTCGTTCTCGAGATTACCGAGAGCGCGGCCATGCGCGAACCTGTCACGACAGCACAGCATATGCAATTGTTGCGGGTTGCAGGCGTGCGCTTCGCCATCGATGATTTTGGTACCGGTTACTCATCGCTATCACACCTGAGCCGGCTTCCCGTCGACGAACTCAAGATTGATCGCAGCTTCGTCTCGCGGTCGCACGAGTCACGCGATGATCGGATTATAGTAAGTTCGACCATCGAGCTCGGGCATGCCATCGGTCTCAGGGTCGTCGCCGAGGGCGTTGAGACCCACGAAGTATGGACACTGCTGCGCCAGCTCGGTTGCGATTACGCACAGGGCTATCTGATTTCGAAACCGCTGGAACCATCGCAGATGGTGGATTTCGTACGTCGCGCCAACGAGGTACTGACGGACTCGAGCCCGACGCTCGCACAGCTGCGCGCGCTCAATATCCGGGAAGGTTAA
- a CDS encoding methylamine utilization protein has translation MEKARAAVILCAFALAPTCPVRAATMAVTLLDRDGHGFADAVIEIRPLEQAQPSAAPISAVMDQVNLQFRPEVLVVPVGSNVAFPNSDHTRHQVYSFSAARKFQLPLYRGKPYPPLVFPTPGIVTLGCNIHDEMVAYIRVTDAPYYGQTDNDGHWRAILPAGHYRLQLWHPRIRDDSGSLARDFVLETNDEMTLSLRLARSVLPPPPEGNVAWAY, from the coding sequence ATGGAAAAGGCCCGCGCCGCGGTAATTCTGTGCGCTTTCGCACTGGCGCCGACCTGCCCTGTGCGTGCCGCTACCATGGCTGTCACGTTGCTCGACCGCGACGGCCACGGTTTTGCAGATGCCGTGATTGAAATCAGGCCGTTGGAGCAGGCACAACCAAGCGCCGCACCGATCAGCGCGGTGATGGATCAGGTCAATCTGCAATTCCGACCGGAAGTACTGGTCGTGCCGGTTGGCTCGAATGTGGCATTTCCCAACAGCGACCACACACGCCATCAGGTTTACTCGTTCTCCGCCGCTCGCAAATTCCAGCTGCCGCTCTATCGCGGCAAGCCCTATCCGCCGCTCGTATTCCCGACCCCTGGCATCGTGACACTCGGCTGCAATATTCACGACGAAATGGTCGCGTACATCCGGGTGACCGATGCGCCCTACTACGGACAGACGGACAACGACGGACACTGGCGTGCGATTCTGCCCGCTGGCCATTACCGCCTGCAGCTTTGGCACCCGCGCATTCGCGATGACAGCGGCAGCCTGGCCCGGGACTTCGTTCTCGAGACCAACGACGAAATGACACTGAGTCTGCGCCTCGCCAGGAGTGTGTTGCCACCGCCGCCCGAAGGAAATGTCGCATGGGCCTATTGA
- a CDS encoding class I SAM-dependent methyltransferase produces MTSVKVHPMMAQSSHDELSEQKFVIAFKSYIAAQMDPIVRERTDAIAAQIGAAAGESKWLPQLRKRMSADQSYQNWVSAMRSAQELMWQAAGDCVDRQLDALDDSAALAPALGSLTVDPDFVLPRYLAATDTHMMPGSYHVDPPQGGVRQGAVFDKAASLYSLGRQGGQMNDMRGHTVAAHVFERFPGLDARRILEMGCTVGNSLVAVARTFPDAEVHGVDVGAGLLRYAHARAARLGVPLHFKQANAEQTGYPSEHFDLVFSSAMLHETSARALPRIIRECMRVLRPGGVMVHLEVPMRAAEADAFSLLRADFETRYNNEPFWLGAISADLAGLARSAGFVDVAAGYQDAAFGPPSRGETAKFGQPNKGGYKSWYLVSGRKPQ; encoded by the coding sequence ATGACCAGCGTGAAAGTCCACCCGATGATGGCGCAGAGCAGTCACGACGAGCTGTCGGAGCAAAAATTCGTGATTGCATTCAAGTCTTATATCGCCGCGCAGATGGATCCCATCGTGCGGGAGCGCACCGACGCAATCGCAGCACAGATAGGCGCGGCGGCCGGGGAGTCGAAGTGGCTGCCACAACTGCGCAAACGCATGAGCGCGGATCAGTCCTACCAGAACTGGGTATCGGCGATGCGCTCCGCGCAGGAACTCATGTGGCAGGCAGCCGGCGATTGCGTCGACCGCCAACTCGATGCACTCGACGATTCTGCGGCCCTGGCGCCCGCGCTCGGCAGCCTGACTGTGGATCCCGACTTCGTGCTGCCCCGATATCTGGCCGCTACCGACACTCACATGATGCCGGGCAGCTACCACGTCGATCCGCCCCAGGGCGGTGTCCGCCAGGGCGCCGTCTTCGACAAGGCCGCATCGCTTTATAGCCTGGGGCGCCAGGGCGGCCAGATGAATGACATGCGTGGCCATACCGTTGCCGCGCACGTGTTCGAGCGATTCCCCGGACTCGACGCCCGCCGGATCCTGGAAATGGGCTGTACCGTCGGCAATAGCCTCGTGGCCGTTGCCCGCACATTCCCCGATGCCGAGGTGCACGGCGTTGACGTCGGTGCCGGCTTGCTACGCTACGCGCACGCGCGAGCCGCCCGGCTTGGGGTGCCGCTGCATTTCAAACAAGCCAATGCGGAGCAGACCGGCTACCCATCGGAGCATTTCGATCTCGTTTTCAGCAGCGCCATGCTTCACGAAACCTCCGCGCGAGCGTTGCCGCGCATCATCCGCGAATGCATGCGCGTCCTGCGTCCCGGCGGTGTCATGGTCCACCTAGAAGTGCCGATGCGTGCTGCGGAAGCCGATGCGTTTTCGCTTTTGCGTGCAGATTTCGAGACGCGCTACAACAACGAGCCGTTCTGGCTGGGAGCAATTTCGGCGGACCTCGCAGGACTTGCGCGATCGGCAGGTTTCGTCGATGTTGCCGCCGGTTACCAGGACGCCGCTTTCGGACCGCCGTCGCGTGGCGAAACCGCGAAATTCGGCCAGCCGAACAAGGGCGGTTACAAGTCCTGGTACCTGGTCTCGGGCCGCAAACCGCAATGA
- a CDS encoding acyl-CoA dehydrogenase family protein has translation MYSLTEEQLAVQELVRRVAREKVAPRADAIDRNAEYPQDMFDLLKELGLFALPLPAEHGGAGSLLSACIAVEEFGRVCYNTGYLLVVQWVAFGALLAAGNEEQKARYLTGLASGALRGAFSTTEAQSGSDVSGIKTRATRVDGGYLLNGSKIWCTNSDVADFVLVGAKCAGDDGKDAINLFIVDRGTPGFKVGRKEDKMGARGVPSCPLFFDDAFVPAGNRMGPEGGAGFKSVMEAFNTSRPIVAARAVGLAQGAIDHATEFIQSRKAFGRRVADFQGVRWMLAEMAMRTEAARQLTYKAASMVDAGITGPELGKMAAMAKCFASDVGMTVATDAVQLFGAAGISNEYPINRYFRDAKVVQIIEGTNQIQRNIIANMLLGREQKA, from the coding sequence ATGTATTCACTCACCGAAGAGCAGCTCGCAGTCCAGGAACTCGTACGGCGCGTTGCACGCGAGAAAGTCGCCCCGCGAGCTGACGCTATCGATCGCAATGCCGAGTACCCGCAGGACATGTTCGATCTGCTGAAGGAGCTGGGACTGTTCGCGTTACCATTACCGGCGGAGCATGGTGGTGCAGGCAGCCTGCTGTCAGCATGCATCGCCGTCGAGGAGTTCGGTCGCGTCTGCTACAACACCGGCTACCTACTGGTCGTGCAATGGGTTGCCTTCGGTGCACTGCTCGCGGCGGGCAATGAAGAACAGAAGGCGCGGTACTTGACTGGACTCGCAAGCGGCGCACTGCGAGGCGCATTTTCGACGACAGAAGCCCAGAGTGGCTCGGATGTCTCAGGGATCAAGACCCGCGCCACGCGCGTGGACGGCGGCTATCTCCTGAACGGCTCGAAGATCTGGTGCACGAATTCTGACGTCGCGGATTTCGTGCTAGTCGGCGCGAAATGCGCGGGCGATGACGGCAAGGATGCCATCAACCTGTTCATCGTCGACCGGGGCACACCGGGCTTCAAAGTAGGTCGCAAGGAGGACAAGATGGGCGCTCGCGGCGTTCCGTCCTGCCCGCTCTTCTTCGACGATGCCTTTGTACCAGCGGGCAATCGCATGGGCCCAGAGGGTGGTGCCGGTTTCAAATCCGTGATGGAGGCTTTCAATACCAGCAGACCAATCGTCGCCGCGCGAGCCGTCGGACTCGCCCAGGGCGCGATAGATCATGCAACGGAGTTCATCCAGTCGCGCAAGGCTTTCGGCCGTAGAGTGGCGGATTTTCAGGGGGTGCGCTGGATGCTGGCCGAAATGGCAATGCGCACGGAAGCTGCGCGTCAGCTCACGTACAAGGCGGCTTCGATGGTTGACGCCGGGATCACTGGCCCCGAACTTGGCAAAATGGCCGCAATGGCCAAGTGTTTTGCGTCTGATGTCGGCATGACGGTCGCAACCGACGCAGTGCAGCTATTCGGCGCCGCGGGTATTTCGAATGAATACCCGATCAATCGATATTTTCGCGATGCCAAAGTCGTGCAAATCATCGAAGGAACCAATCAGATTCAGCGCAACATCATTGCCAACATGTTGCTTGGTCGCGAGCAGAAAGCCTGA
- a CDS encoding MaoC/PaaZ C-terminal domain-containing protein: protein MLEYDALRAHDFGSIVQTYTERDTMLYALGLGMGADPLDDGELCFVFEKNLQAVPTMATVIGSPGFFWRDGWTGADWVKLVHGEQHLQLYRTLPTAAAITARNRILSITDKGPGKGALVVIERELRLQATDELVARARMITFLRGDGGYSLHRGRSDQGPEQLPKVPDRDCDVEATLPTIERQALIYRLSGDYNTLHADPSVAKAAGFSRPILHGLCTYGMAVHGLLRTVCRYDASRIRRVAVRFTAPVLPGETVRFEYWDEGRGRYLFRATVDARAAVVLNNGLVELI from the coding sequence ATGCTCGAATACGATGCGCTTCGCGCGCATGACTTTGGCTCCATAGTTCAGACCTATACCGAGCGCGACACTATGCTTTACGCGCTCGGACTCGGCATGGGGGCCGATCCGCTCGACGATGGCGAGCTGTGTTTCGTTTTCGAAAAGAATCTACAGGCCGTGCCGACGATGGCTACTGTGATTGGCAGCCCGGGTTTTTTCTGGCGGGATGGCTGGACCGGTGCGGACTGGGTGAAGCTGGTGCACGGCGAGCAGCACTTGCAGCTTTACAGGACGCTACCCACAGCGGCTGCAATTACGGCGCGCAATCGAATACTCTCGATAACCGACAAAGGCCCGGGCAAGGGTGCATTAGTCGTCATCGAACGCGAGCTGCGGCTGCAGGCGACCGATGAGTTGGTTGCACGAGCCCGTATGATCACTTTTCTGCGAGGCGATGGTGGGTACAGCCTGCATCGCGGACGCAGTGACCAGGGCCCCGAACAGCTGCCCAAGGTCCCCGATCGCGATTGCGATGTGGAAGCGACGCTGCCGACCATTGAGCGCCAGGCGCTCATTTATCGATTGAGCGGTGACTACAATACGCTCCACGCGGATCCGTCGGTGGCGAAGGCGGCAGGGTTCTCGCGCCCGATACTTCATGGCCTCTGTACCTATGGCATGGCCGTACACGGTCTGCTGCGAACTGTGTGCCGGTACGATGCGTCGCGTATCCGTCGTGTAGCCGTGCGCTTCACTGCGCCAGTCTTGCCAGGCGAAACCGTCCGATTCGAATATTGGGATGAGGGGCGTGGGCGTTATCTTTTTCGTGCCACCGTCGACGCTCGCGCTGCGGTAGTGCTCAACAACGGCCTGGTCGAGCTCATCTGA
- a CDS encoding SDR family oxidoreductase: MVAGKVVVITGSGAGIGRDFALAFAANGARVVVNDVTPAKDGKPAAADQVVAEIRASGGEAVACTESVASAASGAKIVQAALDNFGSIDCVVNNAGIVRDRIFYKMSPEEWQAVVDVHLNGSFHVARAAANHFKAQEAGSYVHMTSSSGLIGNVGQANYAAAKLGIVGLSKAIALDMAKFNVRSNCIAPWAWTAMTATIPADTPENITRIEKMKKMESAKIAPLAVYLASDSAAAVTGQIFGVRANEIYLFSQSRIVRSVHRAGGWTPEEIAEHAIPAFEANFFPNVASLKITPWDPI; encoded by the coding sequence ATGGTTGCAGGCAAGGTCGTTGTCATCACGGGTTCCGGTGCCGGCATTGGGCGGGATTTCGCGCTCGCATTCGCCGCCAACGGCGCGCGGGTAGTCGTAAACGATGTGACGCCAGCAAAGGATGGCAAGCCGGCGGCGGCGGACCAGGTCGTGGCGGAAATCCGCGCGAGCGGTGGTGAGGCGGTTGCTTGCACCGAGAGCGTCGCCTCGGCGGCCTCCGGCGCCAAAATTGTTCAAGCAGCTCTCGACAATTTTGGCAGTATCGACTGTGTGGTCAACAATGCAGGCATCGTTCGGGACCGCATCTTCTACAAGATGTCACCGGAGGAGTGGCAGGCGGTCGTCGACGTACATCTGAACGGTTCATTCCATGTCGCACGCGCAGCGGCAAATCACTTCAAGGCGCAGGAGGCCGGATCCTACGTACACATGACGTCCTCATCCGGACTCATTGGCAACGTCGGCCAGGCCAACTACGCTGCCGCAAAACTCGGCATTGTAGGCCTTTCCAAGGCTATAGCGCTTGATATGGCGAAATTCAACGTCCGATCCAACTGCATTGCCCCCTGGGCATGGACAGCCATGACCGCGACCATTCCGGCCGATACGCCCGAGAATATCACCCGCATCGAGAAAATGAAGAAGATGGAATCAGCGAAAATCGCACCGCTTGCCGTCTATCTTGCGAGTGACAGTGCAGCGGCCGTGACCGGGCAGATTTTCGGCGTGCGCGCCAACGAGATCTACCTGTTCAGCCAAAGCCGCATTGTTCGCTCGGTACATCGCGCCGGGGGCTGGACACCGGAGGAGATCGCCGAGCACGCCATCCCAGCGTTCGAGGCCAACTTCTTCCCGAATGTCGCTTCACTGAAGATTACGCCCTGGGACCCGATCTGA
- a CDS encoding MaoC family dehydratase N-terminal domain-containing protein codes for MKDEYETAGLGFHFEDLPIGRKFKTVGRTITETDIVLFINTIGMTEVLFTNYEFLEQDSQIKGRPAPGSLVYCICEGLLTQSTLQGTGLAFLNMTLDIKNPTLAGDTIHVECEVIESRPSASKPGRGLVRTRNRVVKQDGTVVLEYTPLRMVKCRGSGHDP; via the coding sequence ATGAAAGACGAATACGAAACCGCGGGGCTTGGCTTTCATTTCGAGGACTTGCCAATTGGGCGGAAATTCAAGACCGTCGGCAGGACGATAACAGAAACGGATATCGTGCTCTTCATCAATACGATTGGCATGACTGAGGTGTTGTTCACGAATTACGAGTTCCTTGAACAGGATTCGCAGATCAAGGGGCGTCCCGCGCCCGGTTCATTGGTCTACTGCATTTGCGAAGGCCTGCTCACGCAATCAACATTGCAGGGAACAGGCCTGGCCTTCCTGAACATGACACTTGATATCAAGAACCCGACGCTTGCGGGAGATACCATCCACGTGGAATGCGAAGTCATCGAATCGCGGCCATCAGCGAGCAAGCCGGGTCGTGGTCTGGTTCGCACGCGCAATCGCGTGGTGAAGCAGGACGGTACGGTCGTGCTGGAGTATACGCCGCTGCGCATGGTTAAGTGCCGCGGATCCGGACATGACCCGTAA
- a CDS encoding VOC family protein, with the protein MILGIHHVSLATTDLARLRRFYCEILQFEVISQFEWSNRVDLDRFVGFADSAGRSAMLRLGDAFIELFEYRRPQPHDTPRRLCDPGYAHVALLVRDIDGEYQRLHAAGVEFNSEVTDSGKLRAVYGRDPDGNVFELVEVTSPASRYAPSSGAT; encoded by the coding sequence GTGATCCTCGGTATCCACCATGTTTCCCTGGCGACGACCGACCTTGCACGCCTGCGGCGGTTCTACTGCGAGATCCTGCAATTCGAGGTTATTTCGCAGTTTGAATGGAGCAACCGCGTGGATCTCGACCGTTTCGTCGGCTTCGCCGACTCGGCGGGACGCAGTGCCATGCTAAGGCTGGGCGACGCGTTCATCGAACTGTTCGAATACAGGCGACCGCAGCCACACGATACGCCGCGCAGGCTCTGCGACCCCGGCTATGCGCATGTCGCGCTGCTCGTGCGCGATATCGACGGCGAATATCAGCGCCTGCACGCGGCTGGCGTGGAGTTCAACAGCGAGGTGACGGATTCCGGGAAGTTGCGCGCCGTTTACGGCAGGGACCCGGATGGCAACGTCTTCGAGCTGGTGGAAGTGACGAGTCCGGCGAGCCGGTACGCGCCCTCTTCTGGTGCAACCTGA
- a CDS encoding peroxiredoxin, which produces MLAVGDRAPEFTLANQDDVEVGLTTLLNAGPLILYFYPADFTPGCTKEACAIRDLDSEIRRVGLNVCGISPQSPESHRKFRERHSLPFQLLSDPDKSVIRMYDVNGPLGFGVRRATYLIDSGRSIRAAVLADFRIAEHEDFVRKAIALSGH; this is translated from the coding sequence ATGCTGGCTGTTGGGGACCGGGCGCCGGAATTCACTCTGGCGAATCAGGATGACGTGGAAGTCGGGCTGACCACCCTGCTCAATGCCGGGCCGCTGATCCTGTATTTCTACCCTGCCGATTTCACGCCCGGATGTACCAAGGAAGCCTGCGCGATTCGCGATCTCGACAGCGAGATCCGGCGCGTCGGACTCAATGTCTGCGGCATCAGTCCGCAATCGCCCGAGTCCCATCGCAAATTCCGGGAGCGCCATTCGCTGCCGTTTCAGCTGCTGAGCGACCCGGACAAATCCGTCATCCGCATGTACGACGTCAATGGCCCGCTTGGTTTCGGCGTCCGGCGGGCCACCTATTTGATCGATTCAGGCCGCAGCATCCGTGCCGCCGTGTTGGCGGATTTTCGCATTGCCGAACACGAGGACTTCGTGCGCAAGGCCATCGCATTGTCCGGTCACTGA
- a CDS encoding SPFH domain-containing protein, with protein sequence MGSRVGTGAFPGWVILVGLAAVLLWASFYTVETGFVGVEKTLGKVDPTEVQPGLRMRMPIITQYRVVAAKEIPIDLTDLTPKAADNLSLRDLDVTVFYNAAADKIAELSVKYAAADQKGDGGFYPAYNVVLREARGAVYEVVAGVDSLQLHRQREKLQRDVEQVLQARLDQNDPGVFTISRVVVRALNTDPSIEQAIQLAVQNQKRLEAKKIEVDIAAKDAEIEIARAKGVAEANRIINQSLTAEYLQHEVNKALAEFAKNEGNAVVIPANMQGFQLLLDSGGLRRSRRAASSP encoded by the coding sequence GTGGGCAGCAGGGTCGGAACCGGCGCGTTTCCGGGCTGGGTCATTCTGGTTGGACTGGCTGCGGTACTGCTCTGGGCTTCCTTCTATACGGTCGAGACGGGTTTCGTCGGCGTGGAGAAAACCCTTGGCAAGGTCGATCCGACCGAGGTGCAGCCAGGATTGCGCATGCGCATGCCGATCATCACGCAGTATCGGGTCGTCGCGGCGAAGGAAATACCCATCGATCTGACGGACCTGACGCCCAAGGCAGCGGACAACCTGTCGCTGCGCGATCTGGACGTCACGGTCTTCTACAATGCGGCTGCAGACAAGATTGCAGAACTGTCCGTCAAGTACGCGGCGGCGGATCAAAAAGGTGATGGCGGCTTTTACCCTGCCTACAACGTGGTGCTGCGCGAGGCGCGTGGAGCGGTCTATGAGGTGGTCGCGGGTGTCGACTCCCTGCAGTTGCATCGTCAACGCGAAAAGCTGCAGCGTGATGTCGAGCAAGTGCTGCAGGCGAGGCTCGACCAGAACGACCCGGGAGTTTTTACCATCTCGCGCGTCGTCGTACGGGCGCTCAATACCGATCCGTCCATCGAACAGGCGATCCAGCTCGCGGTGCAAAACCAGAAACGGCTGGAGGCAAAGAAGATCGAAGTTGACATCGCGGCCAAGGACGCCGAAATCGAGATTGCCCGCGCCAAGGGTGTTGCCGAGGCCAACCGGATTATCAATCAATCCCTGACGGCGGAGTATCTGCAGCACGAAGTCAACAAGGCGCTTGCAGAATTTGCCAAGAACGAGGGCAACGCCGTGGTGATTCCTGCCAACATGCAGGGTTTCCAGCTGCTGCTCGACAGTGGCGGGTTGCGACGATCGCGGCGGGCGGCCAGTTCGCCGTGA
- a CDS encoding phosphoglycerate mutase family protein: MVQAPGIARSHRSFFSAPLWLGVLLAILLLAVGAILWLQNSTTTIVLVRHADKELVSIDDPPLSSAGSERAAGLARLFGARDGQRIQAIYVSNTRRARETARPLADALAIEPTIYDAAASKELVGRILREHRGELVLVVGHSNTVPQMVEQLAGGTTVTPIRDDDYSNLYIVTLPRFRRASVLHLIY, translated from the coding sequence ATGGTTCAGGCGCCGGGTATCGCTCGCAGCCATCGCAGTTTTTTCTCGGCGCCACTTTGGCTCGGTGTCCTGCTTGCCATCCTGCTGCTTGCAGTAGGCGCGATTCTCTGGCTGCAGAATTCCACGACGACCATCGTGCTGGTGCGACACGCAGACAAGGAACTGGTGAGCATCGACGATCCGCCGCTATCAAGCGCGGGCTCGGAGCGCGCCGCCGGATTGGCACGCCTGTTCGGAGCGCGCGACGGGCAGCGGATCCAAGCCATCTATGTGTCGAACACGCGCCGCGCTCGCGAGACTGCGCGTCCGCTCGCCGACGCGCTGGCAATCGAGCCGACGATCTACGATGCAGCCGCGAGCAAGGAGCTGGTTGGCCGGATTCTGCGCGAGCATCGCGGCGAGCTCGTGCTGGTCGTTGGGCACAGCAATACCGTGCCGCAGATGGTGGAGCAGCTGGCAGGCGGCACGACTGTTACGCCTATACGCGACGATGATTACAGCAATTTGTACATTGTGACGCTACCGCGCTTTCGACGCGCTTCGGTGTTGCACTTGATTTATTGA